The proteins below are encoded in one region of Ostrea edulis chromosome 3, xbOstEdul1.1, whole genome shotgun sequence:
- the LOC125673767 gene encoding uncharacterized protein LOC125673767 has product MEFLKVLVVLLVVFHDSLSKPIGSEDELREIVGQLEGLVSSLRRYVVYGGKPEYSMNSIEPWSESTPESPIPGARMLGKLLRPYFGSFPDGPYTSEMTLTQHNIVTKLSAWYRTDQVMFRERAFVIIAGELLNAHFQCATTKLNQVVFYVFKHKLREMTNNDQNMNIRVRDILQRWVMDTATVDNVAQEIVLTAQRHTYGEIIDHIVYFQLEDIVEFLGKMKMFMWKADQNKWSPVIFDEKLNQLLTDNDFVFKCPSMNDLRRFHQEIASRFHERTRVIKPLTEMEAWLRKTLPTYMTTDATPAITAIIQLCTDYVKSAMFRFKEVENHVTTGKPVDITNFMSRYLAPHQLKYMQSIFEFLNTGNTNNGIKMEEFGNLRQSNRCTELNGKCE; this is encoded by the exons ATGGAGTTCTTGAAAGTCCTCGTGGTTTTGTTAGTGGTATTTCACG ATTCACTCTCGAAGCCTATTGGTTCTGAAGATGAGCTACGTGAGATTGTCGGGCAACTAGAGGGACTCGTATCAAGCTTACGACGGTATGTAGTTTATGGGGGTAAGCCCGAGTACTCGATGAATAGTATCGAACCATGGAGCGAGTCTACGCCAGAATCTCCAATCCCCGGTGCCAGAATGTTGGGAAAGCTACTAAGGCCATACTTCGGTAGTTTCCCAGATGGACCATACACAT CGGAAATGACTTTAACACAACATAATATTGTGACAAAGTTGAGCGCATGGTACAGAACTGACCAAGTGATGTTCAGAGAACGGGCTTTTGTCATTATTGCGGGAGAGCTCTTGAATGCCCATTTCCAGTGCGCAACTACAAAACTCAACCAAGTAGTTTTCT ATGTTTTCAAGCACAAATTGCGTGAAATGACCAACAATGACCAGAACATGAACATTCGCGTGAGGGACATTCTACAGAGATGGGTAATGGATACGGCCACGGTGGATAATGTCGCCCAGGAAATTGTTTTGACAGCGCAGAGACATACCTACGGGGAGATCATTGatcatattgtttatttccaaCTGGAAG ATATCGTGGAATTCCTtgggaaaatgaaaatgttcatgTGGAAGGCTGACCAGAATAAATGGTCTCCAGTCATTTTCGATGAGAAACTAAATCAACTTTTGACAGACAATGACTTTGTCTTTAAATGTCCGAGCATGAACGATCTACGGCGGTTCCACCAAGAAATTGCTAGCCGCTTTCATGAAAG GACTCGTGTTATCAAACCCTTAACGGAGATGGAGGCCTGGCTGAGGAAAACCCTACCTACCTACATGACTACAGACGCCACCCCCGCCATTACTGCCATCATTCAACTGTGCACGGACTACGTCAAATCGGCCATGTTCCGCTTCAAGGAGGTGGAGAACCACGTGACCACCGGAAAACCGGTTGACATCACAAACTTCATGTCTAGATATCTTG CACCACATCAACTCAAATATATGCAGTCCATCTTTGAATTCCTTAATACTGGAAATACAAACAATGGCATCAAAATGGAAGAATTTGGAAATCTCCGGCAATCCAACAGATGCACAGAATTAAACGGAAAATGTGAATAG